One Polaribacter reichenbachii genomic window, GACAAAACAATTGTTTGTAATATTGGGCATTTTGATAACGAATTAGACATTGCTTGGTTAAACGAAAACTATGGTGATACTAAAGTAGAAATTAAGCCACAAGTAGATAAATATACAATTAATGGTAATGATATTATCATTTTAGCAGAAGGTCGATTGGTAAATTTAGGATGTGCTACTGGTCATCCAAGTTTTGTAATGTCTAACTCATTTACTAACCAAACTTTAGCACAAATGGAACTTTGGAACAATGCAGATGCTTATGGAAATGATGTATATATGTTACCAAAACATTTAGATGAAAAAGTAGCAAAATTACACTTAGCTAAAATAGGAGTTGAGTTAACAGAATTACGTAACGACCAAGCAGAATATATTGGAGTTACTGTAGATGGCCCTTATAAGCCAGAACATTACAGATATTAATTCTCAATTTGTCATTTCGAAATGAGCCTTTTTAGGCGATTGAGAAATCTCATAAAACTTGAAAACCTTTCCTTTAATTTGGGAAGGTTTTTTTATTAGGGCGTTTTTAACAGGCTTTCGCTACTCGCTTTTTTGTTGAAAAAACAAAAAGAGCTCAAACACGCGCTCAATCCTTAACGCGAATTCTGGCTTTTAAAAAATATGTTGGCTTTGATTAAAAATTAATAAAACAATTTCAATATTACCTTTTTTTGAAACTCTGTAAATTAAAGAAATATGTTTATTAACAACACATTTATGTAAATCTAAAACAATAGATTTTGGGCAAATATGGTTATGATTTTTTATGTTTTTTAACAATTCATTGACCTGAAGTTCAAATTTTTCTACAATTTGAATACCCCATTTATCAAAAAGTTGTTCAATGATATTTAAGTAAGATTTTTCGGAAAGAACAGACCAGATAATTCTCACTATTGTTGTTTAAAAGCAGCAATTTTATTTTTTACAGAAGTCATTACATCTTCGTGAGAAATAACATTTCCATTATCTAATTCTTGTAAACCTTTAGCAATAGATTCTTTTTCAGAATTAGTAAGTGAATGATACCAATCATTATTTTTAGTTTCTTTAGATAAAAATTCACGCATTTTTTTAACTACAGAACTATCTTGCAATTCCATAATTTGCTGAATTAGATAGTATTTTTCTGATTGGATATCCATATAAAACAAATATAATAAAAGTATTTGGTTAAAGAGAAGGAAGTCGTTTCTTACTTTACTCCGAGAATTATTCTTGCTTTGGTGTTTTGTTAAGCATTATGTTTCTAATTTCTTGAAGTTTTCCAATATCTGGACTTTTTCTTAATTCACTGTTTACGTATTTATTTATTCTCTTATGTTTTTGAAGTAGTTTTATTTCACGTATTTCTTTTTCAACCAATGAGAATATAAATTGTTCTTTATTCAAATGGAGATTTAAATAGCAAAATATTTTTTGAATTTCATCTAAAATTATCCATAATTTATGAAAAGGAACATCCGTTTTAAAATTATCTCTATTAGAATCTGAATGCGCATAATATTTATTTCTTAAGTTTTTAATTTTTTTATAATCTTCACTTTTAGATATTGCAGAAACCTTATTTCTAAATTGTATCATTATATTTATATCAGGTTCCGTATACCAATTATTATATTCATCTTTATTATTAATAATATTATTTAAAAAAGATTGTAGATTATAATGTTCTTTATTTTCTAGTATTTTGTAAAGTTCTAAAACAAAAAGTTTTATTGAATTTTTATAACTTCTTTCAAAGAAACTTGAACTATAAACGATTTCTTTAAAGTAATCTTCTTTTCTGTTGGATATGAAAATTATATCATTTTTCAAGTACTCTAAATAAATTAAAGAGTTTCTATAAAAATCCATTTTTTCATCCAAAAACTTGTTATTCATATTTATCCTTTAATTCTTTTTTCTATTTTGCAGTTATTTCATTCAATATAACAAAATGCAACCAACCAAAAAAATAGGATTACTTCTAGGACCGCTATTATTTTTTCTCATTCATTTTTTGCCAATAACTTTGGTGTCAGATAAAGGAGATGCAGTAATTGCAATTGCAGTTTGGATGGTTGTTTGGTGGATAACAGAAACTGTAAATATTGCAGTTACAGCTTTACTGCCACTCATACTTTTTCCACTTTTAAAAGTAATGCCAATTGCAGATGTTGGTGCTAATTATGGTAGTCCAATTATATTTTTATTCTTTGGTGGTTTTGTCTTGGCTCTGGCTTTAGAAAAAGTAAACTTACATAGAAGAATTGCTTTAAATATTGTAAAACTCACAGGTACAACTCCAGAAAAAGTTGTATTAGGTTTTATGTTAGCCACAGCTTTTATGAGTATGTGGATTAGCAATACTGCAAGTACTGTTGTAATGCTACCAATAGCAATATCAGTAATAAAACTCTTAATTGATGACAAAGATGGTTTTACAAAAGGTGATAAAAACTTTGCGCTAAGTATAATGTTAGGAATCGCTTTTGCTGCAAATGCGGGCGGAATTGCAACTGTTATTGGGACACCTCCAAATTCAGTTTTAATTGGTTTGTTAGAAAATCAATATAATATACAAATCTCATTTTTAACTTGGATGAGCTTTGGTTTGCCTTTTTCAATTTTAATGATAACAGCAGTTTATTTTGTACTCGTAAAATGGATGTTTCCTTGTAAAGGAATTGTATTTACGTCATCAGCAAATTTAATTACAGAAGAAATTGATAAGTTAGGTAACATATCAAAAGAAGAAAAAAGAGTGCTTACCATTTTTGCTTTCACAGTTTTTTTATGGATTTCAAGAACACTAATTAATTCTATTTTTCCTGGTTTAAAATTGTCTGATACAATTATCAGTTTAATAGGTGCAGTTGCTTTATTTGCTATTCCTATGAACTTTAAAAAAGGAGATTTTATTTTAGAATGGAATGATACCAGCAAATTAGCTTGGGGAATACTTTTACTTTTTGGTGGAGGTTTAGCACTAGCAAAAGGAATGGCTTCTAGTGGTTTGGTTGCTCTAATTACAGATACAATAGCTGCTGGTGAGTTTAATATTTTATTTACTGTTTCTTTGTTAATTGTTTTAATGCTTTTTATGACAGAATTAATGAGTAATGTAGCTTTGGTAGCTGTTTTAGCGCCAATTGTTGCAGGTATTGCAATTGGTTTAAATATTCCGATTTTAAATTTATTGATTCCTGTAACTATGGCTAGTAGTTGTGCTTTTATGCTGCCAATGGCAACACCACCAAATGCAATTGTTTTTGCAAGCGGTTATGTAAAAGTAAAACAAATGGTTAGAGCAGGTGTAATTTTAAATATTATCGCAGTTTGCTTATTGATTCTGTATTATCAATTTGTAATTCCTCTGTTCTTTTAATGAGTTTATAAACGTTAATTTATAATAAAAAGCCTTCCTGAAATTAGTTAA contains:
- a CDS encoding type II toxin-antitoxin system RelE/ParE family toxin — its product is MRIIWSVLSEKSYLNIIEQLFDKWGIQIVEKFELQVNELLKNIKNHNHICPKSIVLDLHKCVVNKHISLIYRVSKKGNIEIVLLIFNQSQHIF
- a CDS encoding SLC13 family permease is translated as MQPTKKIGLLLGPLLFFLIHFLPITLVSDKGDAVIAIAVWMVVWWITETVNIAVTALLPLILFPLLKVMPIADVGANYGSPIIFLFFGGFVLALALEKVNLHRRIALNIVKLTGTTPEKVVLGFMLATAFMSMWISNTASTVVMLPIAISVIKLLIDDKDGFTKGDKNFALSIMLGIAFAANAGGIATVIGTPPNSVLIGLLENQYNIQISFLTWMSFGLPFSILMITAVYFVLVKWMFPCKGIVFTSSANLITEEIDKLGNISKEEKRVLTIFAFTVFLWISRTLINSIFPGLKLSDTIISLIGAVALFAIPMNFKKGDFILEWNDTSKLAWGILLLFGGGLALAKGMASSGLVALITDTIAAGEFNILFTVSLLIVLMLFMTELMSNVALVAVLAPIVAGIAIGLNIPILNLLIPVTMASSCAFMLPMATPPNAIVFASGYVKVKQMVRAGVILNIIAVCLLILYYQFVIPLFF